From Haloglomus litoreum, the proteins below share one genomic window:
- a CDS encoding sensor domain-containing protein, protein MRTTTTTPRSAALAFLTAPVRPQTYRNLAYLALQFPLGVAYFTLLVPALAFGLGTLPLLVLFGLPAVGALLLGVATMTVDRAVTGALLPVELERHTATKSLDDGVVDYATDLLLDPGTYLSLGFVLAKFVVGIATFVTLTVASALVGVAVTAPLLYAHPMANYTLPLPSWLGGATYVVDTFPEALALAAVGVLGLFVTVNALNALAWGLGRATELACRHARVLGPAATAPDHA, encoded by the coding sequence ATGCGAACGACCACCACGACGCCGCGCTCGGCCGCGCTGGCGTTCCTGACCGCCCCCGTCCGCCCGCAGACGTACAGGAACCTCGCGTACCTCGCGCTCCAGTTCCCCCTCGGCGTCGCCTACTTCACGTTGCTCGTCCCGGCGCTCGCCTTCGGGCTGGGGACGCTCCCACTGCTCGTCCTGTTCGGCCTGCCGGCCGTCGGCGCACTGCTCCTCGGCGTCGCCACGATGACCGTCGACCGGGCGGTGACGGGCGCACTGCTCCCGGTCGAGCTGGAGCGTCATACCGCCACGAAGTCGCTCGACGACGGTGTCGTCGACTACGCAACGGATCTCCTGCTGGACCCCGGGACGTACCTCAGCCTCGGGTTCGTCCTCGCGAAGTTCGTCGTCGGGATCGCCACGTTCGTCACCCTGACCGTCGCGAGCGCACTCGTCGGCGTCGCCGTCACGGCACCCCTGCTCTACGCGCACCCGATGGCGAACTACACGCTCCCGCTCCCGTCGTGGCTCGGCGGGGCGACGTACGTCGTCGACACGTTCCCGGAGGCGCTGGCACTCGCCGCCGTCGGCGTTCTCGGCCTGTTCGTCACGGTGAACGCGCTCAACGCGCTCGCGTGGGGACTGGGTCGTGCGACGGAACTCGCCTGCCGGCACGCACGCGTTCTCGGCCCGGCCGCGACGGCGCCCGACCACGCGTAA
- a CDS encoding sensor domain-containing protein produces the protein MSVPSETRAAPAERLIDALRAVVGVPFRPRTYGNLAYLALQFPLGVAYFTTLITLLALGVGLSVVLVGVPLVLGTLVLVTGLVSVEPVLADRLLSVDVHARPAPVDVDDGVVAYARGLVLDPGSYVGLAFLLTKLFVGIVTFTLLTFFTSLTAALLAAPFLYDHPGSYRFFYDTTLTFAPEIRFVQDLWSVTFAPVVTLSQWNVDTLGEALVVAAFGLVVLVVSLHVLNALARGLGVVTAWVLGRARSLGV, from the coding sequence ATGTCCGTCCCCTCCGAGACGCGGGCCGCCCCGGCCGAGCGTCTCATCGATGCCCTCCGCGCTGTCGTCGGCGTCCCGTTCCGGCCCCGGACGTACGGGAACCTCGCCTACCTCGCGCTCCAGTTCCCCCTCGGCGTCGCCTACTTCACCACGCTGATCACCCTGCTGGCGCTCGGCGTCGGCCTCTCGGTCGTCCTCGTCGGCGTCCCGCTCGTTCTCGGGACGCTCGTCCTCGTCACCGGCCTCGTCAGCGTCGAGCCCGTGCTCGCGGACAGACTCCTGTCGGTCGATGTCCACGCTCGGCCGGCCCCCGTCGACGTCGACGACGGCGTCGTCGCCTACGCGAGGGGACTCGTCCTCGACCCGGGGAGCTACGTCGGGCTCGCGTTCCTCCTGACCAAACTGTTCGTCGGCATCGTGACGTTCACCCTGCTGACGTTCTTCACGTCGCTGACGGCGGCGCTCCTCGCCGCGCCGTTCCTCTACGACCACCCCGGATCGTACCGCTTCTTCTACGACACGACGCTGACGTTCGCCCCCGAGATCAGGTTCGTCCAGGACCTCTGGTCGGTCACGTTCGCCCCCGTCGTCACGCTCTCGCAGTGGAACGTGGACACGCTCGGGGAGGCGCTCGTCGTCGCGGCGTTCGGGCTGGTCGTCCTCGTCGTCTCGCTGCACGTCCTGAACGCGCTCGCCCGCGGCCTCGGCGTGGTGACCGCGTGGGTCCTCGGCCGTGCCCGGTCACTCGGCGTGTGA
- a CDS encoding alpha/beta fold hydrolase, translating to MTLRSRGTDVHAESPFASLYRRARTDLLSVPVTDREVETTDGSTHLLTAGDPDASPLLLLQGANVTNPVTLSWVQSLSDEYYLVAPDTPGEPAELETEAPADFGRWVASLLDGLGLERVPAVGISHGGGVLLEAAATIPERVSAAGFVVPAGFGVSPSAALARVVGLSLAYRLVPRERLLEAALAPLFTTPVADLPPVVRETVALALRTADVKTGFPGPDRAEALAEFDAPTLLVGGERDPFFPAGWLHEQSVPYLPEGTERAYSSSRRRSTSARSTSSRTADERAEGWYTIQHSF from the coding sequence ATGACGCTCCGGAGCCGTGGTACGGACGTTCACGCCGAATCCCCGTTCGCCTCCCTCTACCGGCGGGCCCGTACCGACCTGCTCTCCGTCCCCGTGACCGACCGCGAGGTCGAGACGACCGATGGGTCGACCCACCTCCTGACGGCCGGCGACCCCGACGCCTCACCGTTGCTCCTCCTCCAGGGGGCGAACGTGACGAACCCGGTGACGCTCTCGTGGGTCCAGTCGCTCTCGGACGAGTACTACCTGGTCGCGCCGGACACGCCGGGCGAGCCGGCCGAACTGGAGACGGAGGCGCCAGCTGACTTCGGCCGGTGGGTCGCCTCGCTGCTCGACGGGCTCGGCCTGGAGCGGGTGCCCGCGGTCGGCATCTCACACGGCGGCGGGGTCCTGCTGGAGGCGGCCGCGACCATCCCGGAGCGGGTCTCCGCAGCGGGGTTCGTCGTCCCTGCCGGGTTCGGCGTGTCGCCGTCGGCCGCGCTCGCCCGCGTCGTCGGCCTCTCGCTCGCGTACCGACTCGTCCCGCGCGAACGCCTTCTGGAGGCCGCGCTGGCACCGCTGTTCACGACGCCCGTCGCCGACCTGCCGCCGGTCGTCCGGGAGACGGTGGCGCTCGCGCTCCGAACCGCCGACGTGAAGACCGGCTTCCCGGGGCCTGACCGTGCCGAGGCACTGGCGGAGTTCGACGCCCCCACGCTGCTGGTCGGGGGCGAGCGGGACCCGTTCTTCCCGGCCGGGTGGCTCCACGAGCAGTCGGTCCCGTACCTCCCGGAGGGAACCGAGCGGGCGTACTCGTCGTCGAGGAGGCGGAGTACCTCCGCCCGGTCCACGTCCTCACGCACGGCGGATGAGCGAGCCGAGGGGTGGTATACGATACAGCACTCTTTCTGA